The proteins below are encoded in one region of Segatella copri:
- a CDS encoding DUF5115 domain-containing protein, with the protein MKKLSLYISIALAGLFMGSCSEDFKDWADPQTNPQEDAITIPGFTATAAQAIDFASVTTDSVNTFSLSSAALPEGFTLGNARIELTPQGVENATKTTVNTSLDGKGAVADLASVVESAYGKRPTARTFDAQVYVNAIKEGQAVLIDAGKINLVMTPKAPFIDAAYYLVGDMFTTDDVNGWNTISDKQTFKHSDKDVYEDPIFTITFETTKADQYWKIIPKANVDAGNTDSSAAGVVGPKVDGEDSMTGSLTNGDAKAGKIAKAGKYKLTLNMMDYTYTFEEVKYDPFIYFIGATDGWKNSDQKLALVDEAKGVYTGYVYVADPNGAGLQFKFQRVAGSWDNEINAGAFVSFGGAATNENGNIGVNAGEGVYYFDVNLSEGTITATKVETMGMIGGFNNWDGDAVMTWNAEEYCFEATNVGVTADGWKFRVNGGWDINLGGSLNNLTAGGDNITVAGNTVKLYPTRKTNDNIYCTVE; encoded by the coding sequence ATGAAAAAGTTATCATTATATATCTCTATCGCACTTGCAGGCCTCTTCATGGGGTCCTGCAGCGAAGATTTCAAAGACTGGGCAGATCCTCAGACTAACCCACAGGAAGATGCCATCACAATTCCTGGCTTTACTGCAACAGCAGCTCAGGCCATCGACTTTGCCAGTGTGACTACAGATAGTGTCAACACCTTCTCTTTAAGCAGCGCTGCTCTTCCTGAAGGTTTTACCTTGGGAAATGCTCGCATTGAGCTTACTCCTCAGGGTGTAGAGAATGCAACCAAGACTACAGTTAATACAAGTCTTGATGGTAAGGGTGCAGTAGCTGACCTCGCATCTGTTGTAGAATCAGCTTATGGCAAGCGTCCTACAGCCCGCACTTTTGATGCCCAGGTTTATGTAAATGCTATAAAAGAGGGTCAGGCTGTTCTCATTGATGCAGGCAAGATTAACCTCGTAATGACTCCAAAGGCTCCATTCATCGATGCAGCTTACTACCTCGTAGGTGACATGTTTACTACAGATGACGTAAATGGTTGGAATACTATAAGTGACAAGCAGACATTCAAACACAGCGATAAGGATGTATATGAAGATCCTATTTTCACTATCACTTTCGAAACAACCAAGGCGGACCAGTATTGGAAGATTATTCCTAAGGCGAACGTTGATGCAGGTAATACCGATTCATCTGCTGCTGGTGTAGTAGGTCCTAAGGTTGACGGCGAAGACAGCATGACTGGTTCTTTGACAAATGGTGACGCTAAGGCTGGTAAGATAGCTAAGGCTGGTAAGTATAAGCTCACCCTCAACATGATGGACTACACTTATACCTTCGAGGAGGTTAAATACGATCCATTCATCTACTTCATTGGCGCAACTGACGGTTGGAAGAACTCTGACCAGAAGCTCGCTCTCGTGGACGAGGCAAAGGGCGTATACACTGGTTATGTATATGTAGCCGATCCGAACGGAGCTGGTCTCCAGTTCAAGTTCCAGCGTGTAGCTGGAAGCTGGGACAACGAAATCAATGCTGGTGCATTTGTAAGCTTTGGTGGAGCTGCTACCAACGAAAATGGAAACATCGGCGTGAACGCTGGAGAGGGTGTCTACTACTTCGATGTTAATCTTTCAGAAGGCACTATCACAGCCACTAAGGTTGAGACCATGGGTATGATTGGTGGTTTCAACAATTGGGATGGCGACGCAGTCATGACTTGGAATGCTGAAGAGTATTGCTTCGAGGCAACAAATGTAGGTGTTACTGCCGATGGTTGGAAGTTCCGCGTAAATGGTGGTTGGGACATCAACCTCGGTGGAAGTCTCAATAACCTTACTGCTGGTGGCGACAACATTACAGTAGCAGGCAACACAGTCAAGTTGTATCCAACAAGAAAGACAAATGACAATATCTACTGCACAGTAGAATAA
- a CDS encoding ORF6N domain-containing protein has product MGHQEDIVKTERKIIIIRDTQVILDRDVAELYGVETREINQALRNNPKKFPPGYVIELNDSEKK; this is encoded by the coding sequence ATGGGACATCAAGAAGATATTGTAAAAACAGAAAGAAAAATCATTATCATCAGGGATACGCAAGTTATCCTTGACAGAGATGTTGCTGAATTATATGGAGTAGAAACCAGAGAAATCAACCAAGCACTAAGGAACAACCCTAAAAAGTTTCCTCCAGGTTATGTTATTGAGTTGAATGACAGCGAGAAAAAATGA
- a CDS encoding alpha-amylase family glycosyl hydrolase, whose protein sequence is MKKIYFTLIALLASINMFAQGWPANYSGVMLQGFSWDSYDYSQWTVLEKQADDMKGFIDLVWLPQSGKCIETTKVMGYKPYYYFNQNSSFGTEAELRSLIAKFKANGIGAIADVVVNHRNTDGWFTFPAETYNGVTYQMLSTDICKNDDSGSTATQAKKDGVSLSNNYDEGTDFGGCRDIDHKSENVQKIIKAYLKFLKEDIGYTGFRYDMVKGFSGTHVADYNDATGVEFSVGEYWDGNQSIINWINKTNKKSAAFDFQFRYNVRDAVGVKDNKIVSSPNWSKLKSDINLMHDPTYRQYAITFVENHDMQFRSKDEQQDPLMRDTLAANAYMLAMPGTPCVFQPHWRAYKQEIKSMIEARKLAGITNMSNYTNKMAQTACFANETTGNKAKLIVVVGNNTKAYTPGTDYAQILEGYHYRYYLSKSAETAWCNIPSGEYEAGFKAKLTAVSQNSNAKLVYTTDGTAPTAKSKQVATGSNINIDETCTLKVGLLSNGTVTGIRTYNYTVKAFEPYTITVYANADQVTNWGSTMYFYAWNTSGELTEKWPGTAVTATKTLNGKKWYYMDFKIKSKDAIVNIIFNQGKDKKQSVDMNAGNSTKFYEITTAQSNGKYTCKDVTATWAPPTGITGTPTISNTTTDNAWYTLSGMKLGKKPAKNGVYIHQGKKVIIR, encoded by the coding sequence ATGAAGAAGATATACTTTACACTTATCGCTTTACTGGCAAGCATCAATATGTTTGCACAAGGTTGGCCTGCTAACTATAGTGGCGTCATGCTGCAAGGATTCTCATGGGATTCTTACGACTACTCCCAATGGACTGTTTTAGAGAAGCAAGCCGATGACATGAAAGGTTTCATCGACCTAGTATGGCTCCCACAAAGCGGTAAATGCATCGAAACCACAAAGGTGATGGGCTATAAGCCATATTATTATTTCAACCAGAATTCCTCATTCGGAACTGAGGCTGAACTCAGAAGTCTGATTGCCAAATTCAAAGCCAACGGCATAGGCGCAATAGCAGATGTTGTGGTCAACCACCGCAATACAGACGGCTGGTTCACCTTCCCTGCAGAGACATACAATGGAGTGACTTACCAGATGTTGTCTACCGATATCTGCAAGAATGATGATAGTGGAAGTACGGCAACACAGGCAAAAAAAGACGGGGTTAGCCTCAGCAATAACTATGATGAGGGAACCGACTTTGGAGGATGCCGTGATATTGACCATAAGAGCGAGAACGTACAGAAGATTATCAAGGCATATCTGAAATTTCTGAAGGAGGATATAGGATATACCGGTTTCCGCTACGACATGGTAAAGGGTTTCAGCGGTACCCACGTGGCTGACTACAATGATGCTACCGGTGTAGAATTCTCGGTAGGTGAATATTGGGATGGAAACCAATCTATCATCAACTGGATAAACAAGACTAACAAGAAGAGTGCAGCCTTCGACTTCCAGTTCCGTTATAATGTACGTGATGCAGTAGGCGTAAAAGACAATAAGATTGTTTCATCACCAAACTGGTCGAAGTTGAAGAGCGATATCAATCTGATGCATGACCCAACTTATCGTCAGTATGCCATCACATTCGTAGAGAATCACGACATGCAATTCCGTTCTAAAGATGAGCAGCAGGATCCGCTTATGCGAGATACGCTTGCTGCAAATGCCTATATGCTCGCCATGCCGGGAACTCCTTGCGTGTTCCAGCCACACTGGAGAGCCTACAAACAGGAAATCAAGAGCATGATTGAAGCCCGCAAACTTGCAGGCATCACCAACATGAGCAATTATACCAACAAGATGGCACAGACCGCATGCTTTGCCAATGAGACTACTGGCAACAAGGCGAAACTCATCGTGGTTGTAGGAAACAACACCAAGGCATATACTCCAGGCACTGATTATGCACAGATTCTCGAAGGATACCACTACCGTTATTATCTTTCTAAATCAGCAGAAACCGCATGGTGCAATATACCATCAGGCGAATACGAGGCAGGTTTCAAGGCTAAGCTTACGGCTGTCAGCCAGAACAGCAATGCCAAACTGGTATACACTACTGACGGCACAGCCCCTACAGCCAAGAGCAAGCAGGTGGCTACAGGTAGCAACATCAACATAGATGAGACCTGCACCTTGAAGGTTGGCTTGCTCAGCAACGGAACCGTAACAGGTATCCGTACCTACAATTATACCGTCAAGGCATTCGAGCCATATACCATCACCGTATATGCCAATGCTGACCAGGTAACAAACTGGGGTTCAACCATGTATTTCTACGCATGGAATACAAGCGGAGAGCTCACAGAAAAATGGCCAGGTACTGCTGTCACAGCAACCAAGACGCTGAACGGTAAGAAGTGGTACTATATGGACTTCAAGATCAAGAGCAAGGATGCTATCGTAAACATCATCTTCAATCAGGGAAAAGACAAGAAGCAGTCCGTAGACATGAACGCTGGCAACAGCACCAAGTTCTACGAGATTACCACTGCACAGAGTAATGGCAAATACACCTGCAAGGATGTTACCGCCACCTGGGCACCACCAACAGGCATCACAGGAACTCCAACCATAAGCAATACCACAACAGACAATGCATGGTATACACTTAGCGGTATGAAATTGGGTAAGAAGCCTGCAAAGAATGGTGTTTACATCCACCAGGGAAAGAAAGTGATTATCAGATAA